A genomic window from Paucibacter sp. KCTC 42545 includes:
- a CDS encoding methyl-accepting chemotaxis protein, translated as MSPSTLSEPIASTPAWARPGVYWFRKVMFPTKAAVILVLLVLPMLGTLGVLTADRYAAWQATVAERTGLAAIQTILPAADATRQLRRALVDQANGVERNDLAALREQFNKAFAHLNKEGKPLLDSFANKANKHWQPLMATLEEARRQSSEQGLSAAEVRKPYASMTEQLDELTQDVVDASGLALDPEGDTYYLMLAATINLPKAMENLGLSRGAMSAYLAQPKNSLLAAAAARVAVDRELIGNLQQAVSHAIDFNPALAKLKLDARLASTETYVSNNEALLRQDEPPSVKPELVVQQANAALLDLGQAQRSLADQLDQLLEARQQRLMQRMLLGSVLSLALLLAGLYFFYCFYRVMSSGMGTLVQRMHAIATGDLTATLIPKGHDETAHLMTALADMQEALRGTVKQVREAADAIKLSADEVAGGSMDLSQRTEQAAANLEQTASAMEQIGSTVKQTTDGAAQAAGVAGNNVKLADQGGQVIAQVVSTMAEIQDSSRRIGEIIGVIDGIAFQTNILALNAAVEAARAGEQGRGFAVVASEVRALAQRSAAAAREIKQLIVASGERVEVGNRIVSEAGSTMRAIVDSTGQVGTLLQNISSGAREQALGIDQVGKAIHELDQMTQQNAALVEETAAASSGMRQQAEQLSVAVHVFKLP; from the coding sequence ATGAGCCCATCCACACTTTCCGAACCGATTGCCAGCACGCCCGCTTGGGCCCGCCCCGGCGTGTATTGGTTCCGCAAAGTGATGTTCCCGACCAAGGCAGCGGTGATTCTGGTCCTGCTGGTGCTGCCCATGCTGGGCACGCTAGGTGTGTTGACCGCAGACCGTTACGCCGCCTGGCAGGCCACCGTTGCGGAGCGCACCGGCTTGGCCGCCATCCAAACCATCTTGCCTGCGGCGGATGCGACACGGCAGTTGCGCCGCGCCTTGGTCGACCAGGCCAATGGCGTTGAGCGCAATGACTTGGCAGCGCTGCGCGAGCAGTTCAACAAGGCGTTTGCGCATCTCAATAAAGAAGGCAAGCCCCTCCTGGACAGCTTTGCGAACAAGGCCAACAAACACTGGCAGCCGCTGATGGCAACGCTGGAGGAGGCCCGCCGCCAAAGCAGCGAACAGGGTTTGAGCGCAGCCGAGGTGCGCAAGCCCTATGCCAGCATGACCGAGCAGCTCGACGAACTGACCCAGGATGTGGTGGACGCCAGCGGCTTGGCCTTGGACCCGGAAGGCGACACCTACTACCTGATGCTGGCAGCCACCATCAATCTACCCAAGGCGATGGAGAACCTGGGACTGTCCCGTGGCGCCATGAGCGCCTACTTGGCTCAACCCAAGAACAGCTTGCTGGCGGCGGCCGCCGCGCGGGTCGCCGTGGACCGGGAACTGATCGGCAATCTCCAGCAGGCCGTCAGCCATGCCATCGACTTCAACCCAGCGCTGGCCAAGCTCAAGCTCGACGCTCGCCTGGCCAGCACCGAAACCTATGTCAGCAATAACGAGGCCCTGCTGCGGCAGGACGAGCCCCCCAGCGTCAAGCCGGAGTTGGTGGTGCAACAGGCCAACGCCGCCCTACTCGATTTGGGCCAGGCTCAGCGCAGCTTGGCAGACCAACTCGACCAACTGCTGGAAGCGCGCCAACAGCGCCTGATGCAGCGCATGCTGCTCGGCTCGGTACTCAGCTTGGCCCTGCTGCTGGCAGGACTCTACTTCTTCTACTGCTTCTATCGGGTGATGAGTTCGGGCATGGGCACTTTGGTGCAGCGCATGCACGCCATCGCCACCGGCGACCTGACCGCCACCCTGATTCCGAAGGGCCACGATGAAACCGCCCATTTGATGACCGCCCTGGCCGACATGCAGGAGGCCCTGCGCGGCACCGTCAAGCAGGTGCGCGAGGCGGCGGATGCCATCAAGCTCTCGGCCGATGAAGTGGCCGGCGGCAGCATGGATCTATCGCAGCGCACCGAGCAAGCGGCCGCCAATCTGGAACAAACGGCCTCGGCCATGGAGCAAATCGGCTCCACCGTCAAGCAGACCACCGATGGCGCGGCCCAAGCGGCCGGCGTCGCCGGTAACAATGTGAAGTTGGCCGACCAGGGTGGTCAGGTGATTGCGCAAGTGGTCAGCACCATGGCCGAAATCCAGGACTCCAGCCGCCGCATCGGCGAAATCATCGGCGTGATTGACGGCATTGCCTTCCAGACCAATATCCTGGCATTGAATGCCGCTGTGGAGGCGGCCCGTGCCGGCGAACAAGGCCGCGGCTTTGCGGTGGTGGCCAGCGAGGTGCGCGCCCTGGCCCAGCGCAGCGCCGCCGCTGCGCGAGAAATCAAGCAGCTGATCGTGGCCAGCGGCGAGCGGGTCGAGGTCGGCAACCGCATCGTCAGCGAAGCGGGTAGCACCATGCGGGCCATCGTCGACAGCACCGGCCAAGTCGGTACGCTCCTGCAAAACATCTCCAGCGGCGCCCGCGAGCAAGCCCTGGGCATCGATCAGGTGGGCAAGGCCATCCATGAACTCGACCAGATGACGCAGCAAAACGCTGCCCTGGTCGAAGAAACTGCCGCCGCCTCCAGCGGCATGCGCCAGCAAGCCGAGCAACTCTCCGTCGCGGTGCATGTCTTCAAGCTGCCCTGA
- a CDS encoding MgtC/SapB family protein — MLNRFSELLGAQGPLVLGLLVALGAGLLLGLEREHHRARGAAPVMQAAGLRTFTIITLSGALAQGLDIPGLVAVGALAVAALVAIAYFRSSEKDISLSTEAALLAAYLIGVLCVQSPALGAPAAVLLAALLSARERLHRFARHWLREAELRDGLLLAALALIVLPLMPTDPLPWLAGLRASTMMGLLLLLLGLQAFGYLALRVLGAQTGLALAGLMSGLISSTATIAAMGHRTRAEPALFWACCAGAVMSTAATWLQVSLMLLALAPQAAQLFLPVSGVGMLAAGAAGLLLARRAKAAQGADGQAPAPGKSEAPAAADKGPLRLKEAALIAVTLSAVALLVSWAERQFGSAGLFSAVALAAIADAHAPVASLAGLSNAGQISHAQLAQGVMLAIACNSITRAITATLAGGRRFGMLISLVLLACLGLTGLALLMILA, encoded by the coding sequence ATGCTGAACCGCTTCAGTGAGTTGCTGGGCGCGCAAGGCCCGCTGGTGCTGGGTTTGCTGGTGGCGCTGGGCGCCGGCCTGCTGCTGGGCTTGGAGCGTGAACACCACCGGGCGCGCGGCGCCGCGCCGGTGATGCAAGCCGCTGGCCTGCGCACCTTCACCATCATCACCCTCAGCGGCGCCTTGGCACAGGGCTTGGACATCCCCGGCTTGGTGGCGGTGGGCGCACTGGCCGTGGCGGCCCTGGTGGCCATCGCCTACTTCCGCAGCAGCGAAAAAGACATCAGCCTGAGCACCGAGGCGGCCTTGCTAGCAGCCTATTTGATCGGTGTGCTGTGCGTGCAATCCCCCGCTCTGGGTGCGCCTGCGGCAGTCCTTTTGGCGGCGCTGCTCAGCGCCCGCGAGCGCTTGCATCGCTTTGCGCGCCACTGGCTGCGTGAGGCGGAGTTGCGCGACGGCCTGCTGCTGGCCGCACTGGCCCTGATCGTGCTGCCGCTGATGCCTACAGACCCCCTCCCCTGGCTGGCCGGCCTGCGGGCGTCCACCATGATGGGCTTGCTGCTTCTGCTGCTGGGCTTGCAAGCCTTTGGCTATCTGGCCCTGCGGGTGCTGGGCGCGCAGACCGGCCTGGCCTTGGCGGGCTTGATGTCGGGGCTGATTTCCAGCACCGCCACCATCGCCGCCATGGGCCACCGCACCCGGGCCGAGCCGGCGCTGTTCTGGGCCTGCTGCGCCGGTGCCGTCATGTCCACCGCCGCCACCTGGCTGCAGGTCAGCCTGATGCTGCTGGCCCTGGCGCCGCAAGCCGCGCAGCTGTTCTTGCCCGTCAGCGGGGTGGGCATGTTGGCCGCCGGCGCAGCAGGCCTGCTGCTGGCGCGCCGGGCCAAAGCAGCCCAGGGCGCCGACGGCCAGGCGCCCGCACCCGGCAAGTCAGAGGCGCCAGCCGCCGCTGACAAAGGCCCATTGCGCTTGAAAGAAGCCGCGCTGATCGCCGTGACCCTCAGCGCCGTGGCCTTGCTGGTCAGCTGGGCCGAGCGCCAGTTCGGCAGCGCCGGCTTGTTCAGCGCGGTGGCCTTGGCCGCGATTGCCGATGCGCACGCGCCGGTGGCCTCGCTGGCGGGCCTGAGCAATGCCGGGCAGATCAGCCACGCACAGCTGGCCCAAGGCGTGATGCTGGCCATTGCCTGCAACAGCATCACCCGCGCCATCACCGCCACCCTGGCTGGCGGGCGCCGCTTCGGCATGCTCATCTCACTTGTGCTGCTAGCCTGCCTGGGCCTGACCGGCTTGGCCTTGCTGATGATCCTCGCTTAG
- a CDS encoding DEAD/DEAH box helicase, with the protein MTFESLGLALPLLKAIADAGYTTPTPVQAQAIPAVLKGGDLMAGAQTGTGKTAGFTLPMLHLLSTGAPVTNKRGKPAIRALVLTPTRELAAQVEESVKTYGKYLPLKSMVMFGGVGMQPQINRLRDGVDILVATPGRLLDHAQQGTLDLSQVQMLVLDEADRMLDMGFVHDIKKVLALLPAKKQSLLFSATFSDDIKNLADRLLNQPALIEVARRNQTNESIAQKVHPVGRERKKELLVHLIKTGDWHQVLVFTRMKHGANRLTDYLNDQGISAMAIHGNKSQGARTKALAEFKSGDLQVLVATDIAARGIDIDQLPHVVNFELPNVSEDYVHRIGRTGRAGAQGEAVSLVCVDENGFLREIEKLIKREIPKEIVPGFAPDPNERAEPIVLGRMILNGNGSRSSAGGGGGRGNSRGGGGSGGGRPAAGRGPAGGGRPSSPQGEQRAPRQAAPQGQRNAGGGHAGGGNGGGNGGGGARSGAPRGNGGGGGRSGGGGGGGARLTSPKR; encoded by the coding sequence ATGACTTTTGAATCCCTGGGCCTCGCCCTCCCCCTGCTCAAAGCGATCGCAGACGCCGGCTACACCACGCCGACCCCCGTTCAAGCACAAGCTATTCCTGCCGTCCTGAAGGGCGGCGACCTGATGGCCGGCGCCCAAACCGGCACCGGCAAGACCGCCGGCTTCACCCTGCCCATGCTGCATTTGCTCAGCACCGGCGCACCGGTCACCAATAAGCGCGGCAAGCCGGCCATCCGCGCCCTGGTTTTGACCCCGACTCGCGAACTGGCTGCCCAGGTCGAAGAAAGCGTCAAGACCTACGGCAAATACCTGCCCCTGAAGAGCATGGTGATGTTCGGCGGCGTCGGCATGCAGCCGCAAATCAACCGCCTGCGCGATGGCGTTGACATTTTGGTGGCCACGCCCGGCCGTCTGCTCGACCACGCCCAACAAGGCACGCTGGACCTGAGCCAAGTGCAAATGCTGGTGCTGGACGAAGCCGACCGCATGCTGGACATGGGCTTTGTGCACGACATCAAGAAGGTGCTGGCCCTGTTGCCGGCCAAGAAGCAGTCGCTGCTGTTCAGCGCCACCTTCAGCGATGACATCAAGAACCTGGCCGACCGCCTGCTGAACCAGCCCGCCCTGATCGAAGTGGCCCGCCGCAACCAGACCAATGAGTCGATTGCGCAAAAGGTCCACCCCGTTGGCCGCGAGCGCAAGAAGGAATTGCTGGTCCACCTGATCAAGACCGGCGACTGGCACCAAGTGCTGGTCTTCACCCGCATGAAGCATGGCGCCAACCGCCTGACCGACTATCTGAATGACCAGGGCATCAGCGCCATGGCCATCCACGGCAACAAGAGCCAAGGTGCCCGCACCAAGGCCCTGGCCGAGTTCAAGAGCGGCGATCTGCAAGTGCTGGTGGCTACCGACATCGCAGCCCGCGGCATCGACATCGACCAACTGCCGCACGTGGTGAACTTCGAACTGCCCAATGTCTCGGAAGACTATGTGCACCGCATCGGCCGTACCGGCCGTGCCGGCGCGCAGGGCGAGGCCGTCTCGCTGGTTTGCGTGGACGAGAACGGTTTCCTGCGTGAAATCGAAAAGCTGATCAAGCGCGAGATCCCCAAGGAAATCGTGCCCGGCTTCGCGCCCGACCCCAACGAGCGCGCCGAGCCCATCGTGCTGGGCCGCATGATTTTGAACGGCAACGGCAGCCGTTCCAGCGCCGGTGGTGGCGGTGGCCGCGGCAATTCGCGTGGCGGTGGCGGCAGCGGCGGTGGGCGTCCGGCAGCGGGCCGTGGCCCGGCCGGTGGTGGCCGCCCAAGTTCACCGCAAGGTGAGCAGCGCGCGCCGCGTCAAGCAGCGCCGCAAGGCCAGCGCAATGCTGGTGGTGGCCATGCAGGTGGTGGAAACGGCGGCGGCAACGGTGGTGGCGGCGCGCGCTCCGGCGCACCGCGCGGCAATGGCGGTGGTGGTGGCCGCAGCGGCGGTGGCGGCGGCGGCGGTGCGCGTCTGACCAGCCCCAAACGCTAA
- the mnmC gene encoding FAD-dependent 5-carboxymethylaminomethyl-2-thiouridine(34) oxidoreductase MnmC, whose translation MKTQAIIPAEVDFADPAAPRAPAFDDVYHSRAGALAQSRHVFLGGNQLPARWAGRPRFVILETGFGLGHNFLATWEAWLQDPVRCEQLIFISIEKHPLRQADLAQAHQSSPLPELSAQLLEAWPPLTPNLHRLVFEGGAVQLLLCLGDVHRWMRELVAEVDAFYLDGFNPSSNAEMWDGHVLKALGRRAAPEATAASWSVAPQVREGLMAAGFSQERQRGFANKGGMCVARYQPRHQAQKPAGREPLAPKAKHAFILGAGLAGAACAWALAGQGIASTLIDARPGPAQAASGNPGGLYHGTLNPDDGLHARFNRAAALATAHTLRHLPMLPWHQQGLLRLEQAREPKQMEALLARLGLPPDYVQALSQAEAATLSGLDLPGPAWFYPAGGALPPPAYAQALLAAAGPAVNSRYNCRVARIESVGASWRLWDAEDKLIGETELLVLAGGHEGQVLLAQQAPELAAQLSVLRGQLSHLSPMSVRPRLPVAGLGYAIADTDQGLWCGATSQAADTEPQLRLADHQRNLAQWAELSGQAGTATGLEALLQGGRVGWRLATPDRLPLVGGLPLPGYNGRQDQARFIPRQPGLALCTAMGSRGIAWAALCAQVMAAQVTGAPVPLEASLLDALDPVRFALRTARDSRPATGTG comes from the coding sequence GTGAAAACCCAAGCCATCATTCCCGCCGAGGTCGACTTCGCGGACCCGGCCGCACCTCGCGCGCCAGCTTTTGACGACGTCTATCACAGCCGCGCTGGCGCCCTGGCGCAGTCCCGCCACGTGTTTCTGGGCGGCAACCAGCTCCCCGCACGCTGGGCGGGCCGCCCGCGTTTTGTGATTCTGGAAACCGGCTTCGGCCTGGGCCACAACTTCCTGGCCACCTGGGAGGCCTGGCTGCAAGACCCGGTACGCTGCGAGCAGCTGATCTTCATCAGCATTGAAAAGCACCCGCTGCGCCAGGCAGATTTGGCGCAGGCCCACCAAAGCTCGCCGCTGCCCGAATTGAGCGCTCAGCTGCTTGAGGCTTGGCCGCCGCTGACGCCCAATCTGCACCGATTGGTATTCGAAGGCGGCGCAGTGCAATTGCTGCTGTGCCTGGGCGATGTGCACCGCTGGATGCGCGAGTTGGTGGCCGAGGTGGACGCCTTCTATCTGGACGGGTTCAACCCCTCCAGCAATGCCGAGATGTGGGACGGCCATGTGCTCAAGGCCTTGGGCCGGCGCGCCGCGCCCGAGGCCACCGCCGCCAGCTGGAGCGTGGCCCCGCAGGTGCGCGAAGGCTTGATGGCCGCCGGCTTCAGCCAAGAGCGCCAGCGCGGCTTTGCCAACAAGGGCGGCATGTGTGTGGCGCGCTACCAGCCCCGCCATCAAGCGCAAAAGCCGGCTGGGCGCGAGCCACTGGCGCCCAAAGCCAAGCATGCATTCATCCTCGGCGCCGGCCTGGCCGGCGCGGCCTGCGCCTGGGCGCTGGCAGGCCAGGGCATTGCCAGCACCTTGATCGACGCTCGCCCCGGACCGGCGCAAGCCGCCTCGGGCAACCCCGGCGGCCTCTATCACGGCACGCTCAACCCAGACGACGGCCTGCATGCGCGCTTCAATCGCGCGGCGGCATTGGCAACGGCCCACACCCTGCGCCATTTGCCCATGCTGCCCTGGCATCAGCAAGGGCTGCTGCGACTGGAGCAGGCCCGTGAACCGAAGCAAATGGAGGCCTTGCTGGCGCGCTTAGGCCTGCCGCCCGACTATGTGCAGGCACTGAGTCAAGCGGAAGCCGCTACGCTGAGCGGGCTTGACCTGCCCGGCCCAGCCTGGTTCTACCCGGCCGGTGGCGCGCTGCCGCCGCCCGCCTACGCCCAGGCCTTGTTGGCAGCAGCCGGGCCGGCCGTCAACAGCCGCTACAACTGCCGGGTCGCGCGCATCGAGTCCGTCGGCGCGAGTTGGCGGCTGTGGGATGCCGAGGACAAGCTGATCGGCGAGACCGAGCTGCTGGTGTTGGCCGGCGGGCATGAGGGTCAGGTCTTGCTGGCGCAGCAAGCGCCTGAACTGGCGGCCCAGCTCTCGGTGTTACGCGGGCAGCTGAGCCATCTCAGCCCGATGAGCGTTCGCCCGCGCCTGCCGGTGGCAGGCCTGGGCTACGCGATTGCCGATACCGACCAAGGCCTGTGGTGCGGCGCCACCAGCCAGGCCGCTGACACCGAGCCACAGCTGCGCCTGGCCGACCACCAACGCAATCTGGCGCAATGGGCCGAACTCAGCGGCCAAGCTGGCACGGCAACTGGTCTGGAAGCACTGCTGCAAGGCGGTCGCGTGGGCTGGCGCCTGGCCACGCCGGACCGGCTGCCCCTGGTCGGCGGCCTGCCGCTGCCTGGCTACAACGGCCGCCAGGACCAGGCCCGCTTCATCCCGCGCCAGCCGGGCCTGGCCTTGTGCACCGCCATGGGTTCACGCGGTATTGCCTGGGCAGCCCTATGCGCGCAAGTGATGGCCGCACAGGTCACCGGCGCGCCAGTCCCCCTCGAGGCCAGCTTGCTGGACGCGCTGGACCCGGTCCGCTTTGCCTTGAGAACCGCGCGCGACTCACGCCCGGCCACAGGCACGGGCTAA
- a CDS encoding NAD(P)H-binding protein has translation MTNPVPQRLWLAGATGLIGREVLDLALQNRCEVHALLRRAAPELPNSPHLHAHQVDFAAPTLGLSSPLPAADALIICLGTTIKVAGSQEAFRALDFGAVLAVASAAREAGVSRCAVVSALGADPASGVFYNRVKGEMEQALMALNFPQLLIARPSLLVGDRARLGQPARAGEQWAERLSRPLRGLIPARWRPIAASAVARALWLSVTNESGPRLRILESDQLQALAGTQAC, from the coding sequence ATGACAAACCCTGTGCCCCAACGTCTCTGGCTGGCCGGCGCTACCGGCCTGATCGGCCGCGAAGTGCTGGACCTCGCCCTGCAAAACCGCTGCGAGGTCCATGCCCTGCTGCGCCGCGCCGCGCCCGAGTTGCCGAACAGCCCGCATCTGCATGCTCACCAGGTCGACTTTGCCGCCCCAACGCTGGGCCTCAGCAGCCCCTTGCCGGCAGCAGACGCACTGATCATTTGCCTGGGCACCACCATCAAGGTGGCCGGCTCGCAAGAGGCCTTTCGCGCCCTGGACTTCGGCGCGGTGCTGGCGGTGGCAAGTGCAGCTCGCGAGGCCGGCGTGAGCCGCTGTGCGGTGGTCTCCGCGCTTGGCGCCGACCCTGCGTCCGGGGTGTTCTACAACCGCGTCAAGGGCGAGATGGAGCAGGCCCTGATGGCTTTGAACTTCCCGCAGCTGCTGATTGCCCGCCCCTCCCTGCTGGTGGGCGACCGAGCCCGTCTCGGCCAGCCGGCCCGAGCCGGCGAGCAATGGGCCGAGCGCTTGAGCCGCCCCTTGCGCGGCTTGATCCCGGCGCGCTGGCGCCCCATCGCGGCCAGTGCGGTGGCGCGTGCGCTCTGGCTCAGTGTTACGAATGAAAGCGGGCCGCGCCTGCGCATTTTGGAGTCCGATCAATTGCAAGCGCTGGCCGGCACACAAGCATGCTGA
- a CDS encoding methyl-accepting chemotaxis protein yields MSVTLLSGHSIGRRLNIAFSIVLLIALAGSAMGYWSLQKVANETATMYEETLLAERLAGDWQRNIVSGVNRSTAIAVSKDNSLAEYFSTAAAESTRQSSELQKQLEVLLTSPEERKLFEQLSQHRKPYLASRDALTKAKKAGDAEGAEEIFKQQFLPAAAQFQDSIKLIVQEERNQLDAAAKRVANTNSQARIALLVFSVCALLVGATLALRLTRSIARPLSQAAASADAIAHFDLSRRIVVDSNDETGQLQQAQKTMQESLIRLIGEVRSSTDSISTASAEIATGNHDLSARTEQTAASLQEAAASMAQLTGTVRQTAESAVTANQLANSAAEVARRGGTVVAQVVSTMEDISASSRRITDIIGTIDGIAFQTNILALNAAVEAARAGEQGRGFAVVASEVRSLAQRSAEAAKEIKTLIGASAERVESGTQLVQNAGATMSDIVASVQRVSDIIAEISTASREQSDGINQVNSAVGQLDQMTQQNAALVEESAAAAESLRDQSGRLASAISVFRL; encoded by the coding sequence ATGTCCGTCACCCTGTTGTCAGGCCACTCGATTGGCCGCCGCCTGAATATCGCCTTCTCAATCGTCTTGTTGATTGCCCTGGCCGGCTCCGCCATGGGCTATTGGTCCTTGCAAAAAGTGGCGAATGAGACCGCCACCATGTACGAAGAAACCTTGCTCGCCGAGCGCCTGGCCGGCGACTGGCAGCGCAATATCGTCAGCGGCGTCAACCGCTCGACCGCCATCGCGGTCAGCAAGGACAACAGCCTGGCCGAGTACTTCAGCACTGCGGCGGCTGAGTCCACGCGCCAGTCCAGCGAGCTGCAAAAGCAGTTGGAAGTCCTGCTCACCAGCCCGGAAGAACGCAAGCTGTTTGAACAGCTGAGCCAGCACCGCAAGCCCTATCTGGCCTCGCGCGACGCCCTTACAAAGGCCAAAAAAGCGGGCGATGCCGAGGGTGCTGAAGAGATTTTCAAGCAGCAGTTTCTGCCCGCAGCGGCGCAGTTCCAGGACAGCATCAAACTGATCGTGCAGGAAGAACGCAATCAGCTGGACGCCGCGGCCAAACGGGTGGCCAATACCAATAGCCAGGCACGCATTGCGCTGCTGGTCTTTTCAGTCTGCGCCCTGCTGGTCGGCGCGACCCTGGCCTTGCGCTTGACCCGCTCCATCGCTCGCCCCTTGAGCCAGGCAGCGGCCTCCGCCGACGCCATTGCACACTTCGACCTGAGCCGCCGCATCGTCGTGGACTCGAACGATGAAACGGGCCAGCTGCAGCAAGCGCAGAAGACCATGCAGGAGTCGCTGATTCGCCTGATCGGCGAGGTGCGCAGCTCCACCGACAGCATCAGCACGGCCAGCGCCGAGATTGCCACCGGCAATCACGACCTGTCGGCCCGCACCGAGCAAACAGCGGCCAGCCTGCAAGAAGCCGCCGCCTCGATGGCGCAATTGACCGGCACCGTGCGCCAGACTGCTGAGTCGGCCGTTACCGCCAATCAACTTGCCAACTCGGCCGCCGAAGTGGCGCGCCGCGGCGGCACTGTGGTGGCCCAGGTGGTCAGCACCATGGAAGACATCAGCGCCAGTTCGCGCCGCATCACCGACATCATCGGCACCATCGACGGCATCGCCTTCCAAACCAATATCCTGGCCCTGAACGCCGCGGTGGAAGCGGCCCGAGCCGGCGAGCAAGGGCGCGGCTTTGCGGTCGTGGCCTCCGAAGTGCGCAGCCTGGCCCAGCGCTCGGCCGAAGCGGCCAAGGAAATCAAAACCTTGATCGGCGCCAGCGCCGAGCGGGTGGAGTCTGGCACGCAGCTGGTGCAAAACGCCGGCGCCACCATGAGCGATATCGTCGCCAGCGTGCAGCGCGTGTCCGACATCATTGCCGAGATCAGCACCGCCTCGCGCGAGCAGAGTGATGGCATCAACCAGGTCAATAGCGCCGTCGGCCAGCTCGACCAAATGACGCAGCAAAATGCCGCCCTGGTGGAAGAGTCGGCCGCTGCAGCCGAGAGCCTGCGCGACCAATCGGGCCGCCTCGCTTCCGCCATCTCGGTGTTTCGCCTCTGA
- a CDS encoding glutathione S-transferase family protein — translation MIVVHHLNESRSQRVLWLLEELELPYEIRHYARDAQTRLAPPELMAVHPLGKSPVIEDGGQTLIESGAIVDYLIRRYGGGRLQPALSTPAFEVYNQWLHYAEGSAMLPLLLKLYVSRLGEAGAPLAPRIDSELKNHLGYVDRALQGRDWLVGDSLSGADIQMSFVGEAARGLRASYPNLDAWVRRFQQRPAYRRALERGGPYSMAE, via the coding sequence ATGATCGTCGTACACCACCTGAATGAATCGCGCTCGCAGCGCGTGTTGTGGCTGCTGGAAGAGCTGGAACTCCCTTACGAGATTCGCCACTACGCCCGCGACGCCCAAACTCGGCTGGCGCCGCCGGAGTTGATGGCCGTGCACCCGCTGGGCAAGTCGCCGGTGATTGAAGATGGTGGTCAAACTTTGATCGAGTCGGGCGCCATCGTGGACTACTTGATTCGCCGCTACGGTGGCGGCCGCCTGCAGCCGGCGCTGTCAACACCGGCCTTTGAGGTCTACAACCAGTGGCTGCATTACGCCGAAGGCTCGGCCATGTTGCCGCTGCTGCTCAAGCTTTACGTGTCGCGCCTGGGCGAGGCCGGCGCGCCGCTCGCGCCGCGCATAGACAGCGAGTTGAAGAACCATTTGGGCTATGTGGACCGGGCCTTGCAAGGCCGCGACTGGTTGGTCGGCGACAGCTTGAGCGGTGCCGACATCCAAATGAGTTTTGTGGGCGAGGCCGCGCGCGGCTTGCGCGCCAGCTACCCGAATCTGGATGCCTGGGTGCGCCGCTTTCAGCAGCGCCCGGCCTACCGGCGCGCGCTGGAGCGTGGCGGCCCCTACTCGATGGCGGAGTGA